GAAAGCACATGCTCGAACGATATGCTTGTGTTCAAATGAATGCAATACATCTCCTGTTAACGCATCCCACAGTTTCCTGTTTCAGTTTAAAACAAGGCCCTCAAGAAGcttaagaaataatatttggGGTGCACTTCTAATAAAAGCATATAAAGTGCCAATCCAACATTCAGGTTGGGTAAGtcttaattatatctatatccGGCTAACTATAGTAGTAGCTTGAAGGTTTCCGCTACAGCAAGTGCAAGTGAGGAGTTAAAGGACACTGGATAACATACGCAGAAAAATCTGCTGATGCAGATGCAGCACGAAGAGCATTACTATCAAGGCAGGTACTCCAGACTGCGCCTTTGTGCCCCTGAAAGGTACCAATCCAATCACCAGTCTCTCCATTTCTTAGCATTGGAGTAGAATCTGAGAAAGGCGAAGCATGGTTATACATAGTCTCAGACAATGCATACATGATCTCTTTCTAATAATACCATTagaaacaataaaaaatgatgAACGATCTTGCGGATCTATATAACACATTGAGCCATTAATACACAAGTCGCATAGTACTTGTTGCACCAAAAACCAGCAACTTAAAAACAATCGTGGAGAACTACTGGATGCACAAAGACCATAACTGTAATGAAATAACGAGTCATGTTATCAAAAGCTCTGACTTCTTGCTCTGTTTTATACTCGCCTACTTGagtataaatataattgtgaAGGTCATATATTATCAATGTAGCATTGCAAAAGGCCGTAAGTATCTTATTGCACAATGCAACATTCCCTACTAATCCAATAATATACAACACGGGCACGCTAAAGTATACGACAACAAATTGACACATTTAATCATTAAATGGTTGCATCCAATATACACTTCTCAGGTGGCACTGGAACAATACGTAATAGATAATTTAGAATTCAAAAATTTGTTCCATAGCATCAAGATTCCACCATATCTCATACATATTGCATAAAGTTCATAAGCTTTCATCACATTCACCATTACATATTTATCATCAATGTGGAATGGAGGCAGAAACAGAAGAGAGTTTTCATATCGTTTactatatatgttatatgtaaTTAACAATAGTTTAATAAGCACTGCAAGGTGATATAAGTGATATCGCCTCGTTGATGGCGTGAAACGAGTGTTGATGAGGCGATTTTCATGAAGCACTTGCCCCGCTACGGTGATAATTTGAGGCACTCTAATAAACAGGATAATAACATCAGAGAAGATTATAATGTTGACCTTTGAAGAGTTTCAAGATAATTGCATCTAACATATAAAGATTTAAACTTTAATGTGATCCAAAGTTACTTATTTGAATGTTGATTGCATTCTCTATCTTATAATGTGCTCTGACCTCTAATTTATTCAATATCCCATAAATTTGTAGATTgtatatgttattaattaaCTCTCCTGCTCCTACGCTATGAAGGCACtcataatttttcataaatgaTTACTAGCATATAGTTGTCTTACCAAAGTTAATTGTACTAGATATATAGCTACATGTCTTCTTAAATAATATGTGTTTATGTATACATCTGTGGCATGAAACACATATCTTTAATGAAGCGACCACCTCATATCTCACCTCACGATTAATTAATAGGTACCCCTTGTTGCCTCATCTCGCTTTTCCCCTTTAAAAACATTGAATCTATTCATAAAATTAACATATAACAGTTATGTAGGCTGTTGTTATTTAGTTTGTATACAGTAAGCCGAATTGTGTATGGGCCGCAATCTGTTAAGGGATTTATTTCCTAGTAATCATACTTCCTCTTaccttgtacctttattttattttttttggacttGGTTCATAAGTGATATACAGCGATATACgaaattatcaaatattgatTGAGTTTCTTTGCTAATCGGTAGCGGCCAAGTGTCAACTTGCCCTTGGTTGGTGTAGTGCGGCTAATCCGCCTAACTTTATCTTTTTGTTTTGATATGATATATCCGTCTCTCCTAAATTTGTCTTGCACCACATGACTTATGAGTAATAAAATGGAACCGTTGACGATAATTTATCTTGTACAGCACAATGATCTATTAGATATTTGTCCGTCATGTTGTTTGGAATAAGGTCGAGTGTAATAGCATAGCCTATACTAGAGGCAGTTATACAACGATTCTAACCCTACAATATTGGACTTGAAGAGAGAGATACAGGAACTTAGGTAAAGTGAAAACATAACCAACAGTTCAAATCTTTAAAGCTCGTTAATTCCGTCCAGTGACCAACACAAAACAATTTCAGCTTCCGTTGATTAATACTTCAAGTTAACAAATTCAATGCTCTAGCTAGATTGATCCATACACTACATTGACAATTACCGCaaacttattacacaaattCACAATCTCagcaaaaaatcaaattaaaacaacaTCAACGGGGGCACACCGAAACAAACAACAGAATCAAGACATTACGAAATTAGAGCATTACCCTTGCTGGCACTGACGAGAAAATACCCATCCGGAGTAATGGGACTGTAAAACAAATCGACAACGGGGCGAGAATGTCCATGGCAAACAAGTGGCACTGCAGCCTTCTTCTTATCCATTTTCCACAAGAATTAAAATTACAACAGCCCCCAGAATCCTATTCTCAACAATTCACAAACAAAATCTTGCACGAAACACAAATTGTGATATGCAGATTAAACAAACATATAGATATAATGGcggcaaaagaaaaaaacacaGGTGGGAACCCTAAAGATCAAAACTTGATGATTATTAAAACAAGATATGTGtgtaatttatatgtaataaaCAAATCAACACCTCCTAGCCCTTGTGGATCAAATCTGTGAGCAGAAACAGCACAGatctgaattattattattgggaTTTGAACCAGAAACAAGATTAAACACAAAAATACATAGCTGTGTTGTAATTATGATAGAAATCAAACTGGATTATTACAACTAGTGTTCAACAAAAGGGCTAGGCGCAAGAAAGCTGTGAGGGACCCTGGGCATTTTATAGTGTCCAATCTTGGCTACTTTTTTCCCGGAAAGGCGTGGGCTTTTTTCTTCGGACAGTTATACGAATTGGGCTGGTCTCAGGATATGTTAGGAGAAAAACAAGCCCATTGGCGTAGCATATATCCAACCGAGCCgggttaaattatttttttcttgaaaCGAGGCGAGCCAACTCGAATTTTTGGATCAAACCAAAATGGTGTTTAGGATAGACTTGTTTATTggtaaatgaatataaatttgctCACTAATGATTCGAGTTAAGCTAAACAGAGCCGAGTTTCACTCATCTATCTATATTGTTAAAGTGAAATTTAGGGCTCATTTGTTAACGAGTGAATGAGCCCATCTGGACTGAACCATTCCAATTTTACTCGTATTTGATATTGCAAATATGCAGCTGGATGACGGTGAATTCCTCTGGACTAAAAATTCTGTCTCAACCATCCAGAAGATGTTCCTTTGTTGATACAACCAACAGTAATATaagttatatttattattattattattattattattattattatttagtagttacatttatttatatatgttaccactatttcttaaatatattttccacTCACAATGTCATTTATAACTTTATCataaattatagaattaaaaaaattaatttgatgaCTAAGAAAATGTTCAACTATTacatatgataaataaatttgtcATTCACGcgttatcataaaattaatatgataaattaaaaaatcatattatattatatattataataaattttaatattatataatataataaattttgtgtaaaaaataattatgatttataatttatatctaaATTCTGAATAGACAAGTTAATAagatttaattatgtatattatgcATAATAATCAATTGACTgaatttgtttgataaaaaaaatatttaaatttgtaaattttgtcATTCAGATTAAATGAGTTAACAAATAGCAAATTTTGTTCGCCATTCAGATAGGTcattcatccagattttcattcaTCCAGCAAAACttgttcagatttaacaaatgaccccttagaGTCTTGCAATTACATTCTTATCAATATCaacactattatatatatatatttatatatatatatatatatatatatatatatatacactcatgatcaaatagaaaccactcttaaaataaaaactaaaaaccaatacAAGCTAATGATATTCTctgtacaatttagtgatattctcttcaggatttagtgatctgtgttgcaggaattagtgaaaacttgcagaaactgTCCAGAATCTCCAGATATGTTCCAGAAACTGCTTAAAATCGATTAATATTGCTAAAGACAGATGGTTGAGAGCAAAAGACAACTATTGTGTTGATAACACAGAGGTTAATAGCCAAACAGAGCGGATGACAGTGAGTGATTTTTTCCAACAGAATGTCAAAGTTTGGGATGAAAACAAAGTAAGACTTCATTTTAATAGTGATGATGCAGATGCCATAATAAATACCCGTATTCCGCAAGGGTGTACTAGAGACAGGATTGCCTGGGTCCATACTTCTAATGGACGGTACACGGTGAAATCGGGTTACTTTGAATGGTGTAAAAGTCACACTACAAATGAAGGAATTAATCCATCGAATGGCTGGAGTAAAATCTGGAGACTGGAGATCCCTCATAAAATCAAGGTTTTCATGTGGAGGTTCTGTCGTAATTCGCTGCCAGTTAGAAATCTGCTAAGAGGTAGAGGTGTTCTAGTCCCGGTTGGTTGTTCTCTGTGTGTGGGAGATATGGAGCATGTGAATCATCTCTTCCTCGATTGCCAGTTTGCTCAGGATTGTTGGAGTGAAGTCAGTCTCAACTACAATGACAGAGAGGAAGAATATGCTCATGAGTGGTTTCTCAATATGTTGTCAAAAGCACCAGATGATGTTCTGATAAGAATCGCCACTGTGTTATGGGGTATCTGGTTTGTGAGAAATAAGAGAGTCTTTGAAAATAGGTTTATGTCAGCAGCCTTTGGGATTCAATGGAGCAGGAAACAAGTGGAAGAGTGGCAACTAGCAAATAAAAAATCTGGTTCAGTGCAGGTGTATGGAGAGCATGGGAATTCAGCTGATCACAAATGGAGACCTCCACAGGAGAATTCTTTTGCTGTAGGTATGGTCCTCAGAAACAGCCAAGGCCATTTTATTGCAGGCAAAATTATGCGATTTTCACAAAATTATGCGATTTCAGGGGCTGTTATAGTCCTGGAAGCTGAGTTAACAGGTATATGGGAAGCCATGGTGTGGTCTCGAGATGTTGCAGAGAGCCCTGTGATTGTGGAAAGCGATTCGTTATTAAGTATTCAAGCTATCAACAATGGCCATGATAATATTCTGGAGAGTGGTGACCTAGTGCAACAATGTCAGGAAGAGATCAGAAGTTCTGCTAGGATCTCAGTTAGTCATGTTAAAAAACAGGCGAACAAGGTAGCGCATAATCTGGCTAGAATTTCTTGTGAGTTTAACTGTTTTACTTTATTCTCGTCTCCTCCATCTTGTTTGTTGGAGACAGTGTTGTCGGAGGTTTTGGAGTTTTAATAAAATTctcattctcaaaaaaaaaaaacatagtaTATAGCCTGTCAGACAGATACACtaacaaattcaaaattcacacgtcaaaatatataacaatgaattattgtatataaataaaaatatttaagaataacataTAATGATGAAACTAtcacatataaataaaaattatttaagaataacaaaaacaaacactgatataaaataaatataaaatttgaacgtGGACTGAAAATAGCAATGCAATATATTTTGATAGATAACAGCGGAGCAACTTTACTTTTTTGGGCAGCTTTTCGTCCCTTTCATTTGCATTGCTgtaaatagttttaattattatacatGTTTTTCAAATAGATTTGGTccatatattatcaaaattatcgtgaacatgataaataacaataatatcataatatcaTGTGAACATGAAAGTCTTGAAAGTTGTCACGTTAAACCTCAACATATTCTAggcatatttaatttatatatataaatttaccaTGACTGACCTCGTACTTCTTTTGTAGATTGTGTTTAACTGATCAAGGTCAATATATTGCGCCTTGTTTTCCTCTGGCTACCTTATTATACCAGGACACAAATATTCATTTATAGTTTTCAAAAGAAGgacacaaatatttttttttaattttaaaaatttgaaaaatacttTTTTGCTAATGAAACTTCTTTTGTAGATTGTGATTACGATTTGAATATTCAACCAAATAAACATGTGAAttggtttataattttttcgaaaaaatcaCGCCCTCGGTGATGCCCTTGTCCTTCACTTATATCATTTGATCACAATTGAATcaattatattattcttttccCCTCATATTTGTTCTTTTTGGTCCGTCGGTGTTTTAGATGGTTTATGAGAcccaataattataaaatatttaattttgcaattaatttgttaaaaatgtgtatatttgataattttcctactttttttataatattatatttcaaaaatgaaaatagtaaaaagattaaaattttaacttttaagatcTTGTTTTATAACTactaatattttgatttataaactttttacataaataatatGCGTAAGCTATTCTAACTCATAAATAGAGTTGCAAAATAAGCACGCCAAACAATGCATAAagtagatactccctccgtccccgtgAGCAGTATACGTATGGAGAGTGGCAcggatattaagaaaaaaatgtaatttagtgatgaaaagtaagaaaagtgggtgaattGGTGGGTccgattaatatttaatgtataaaatgagtgtagtgtgagtaaagtggtgggacctactaaTATTTAAGTTATAAAGTGGGTGTAATGgaagaaaatagtgggtgtagttaaatttttatattataaaaacttactatttttggtatgtatacaattgatgggacgtcccaaaaaggaaactgtatacaatccaACGGGACAGAGAAAGTACATGTTATACAATTTGTCATCTTCCGTGTATCTTTGTTGTAGTGGACAGTGGCAGAACCAGAGGGGTTAGGGTAGGGGAGAGCGGATGCgggttcggtgcggtttttggataaaaccgcaaccggaaccgCATACTCTCggttttaaatatcaaaaactgCAACCGCAACCTCAtcgtcggtttcggtttcggtttccatcagttcggtttcggttaaaaaAACGGCatgaaaaaagaaacaagaatttttttttttggaataaaagaGAACTtgcattaataaatcaaatccAACTCCAGTACACGCATAAGGAAATTTGGCGGAGTGACATACCACTCCCCAATGTCTGTCATAGAACAAGCAGCTTGTGCAAGCACATGAGCTACATTATTCGCAGAACGATAAGCAAAATTTACTAGCACGGGATTTATGTGCTTAATTAAGTGGACACAATCTAGTACAATAATACCAAACAAAGCTCTTCCCAGACTTCCATTACAAGCATCAGCAAGGGAGTATGAGTCTGTTTCAAACATATAGTGTGTATATTCGCGTGCAATGACCCATGAGAGAACTTCTTTTAAACCAATAGCCTCAGCTTCTCGAGGCTTCCAAGCACCTGGTATCTTCAAACATCAAGCACCAATGAAGCAACCTCGATCATCCCTAATCACAGCTCCCACTCCAATAGTCCCGTCCAGAAAAACAGCCGCATCAATATTTATCTTCAACCATCCAGTTGGTGGTGGAGACCAAACTCGATCACCAACTTCCCCTCTAATTTTCCTACTTTCTTCCTTAATCTGAGCTTCCGTCCATTCTCGAAGCAGGTGGGTAGCAATATTTTTAACTCCAAAAACCGACCCATTCACATGATCCCAAACCCACCTGTTTCGACGATTCCATATACTCCAACAGAGCATGGCAATCTCTACACACTGATCCTTTGTACCTTGTTCAAACACCTTTTGAAGAACTGCACTTGGTGTCTCGTAAGAAAAACAATTCACCAGGTGAGCCATTCCTGCCGTGAGCCACACTGTTTTTGCAAAATCACATAAAAACATGACATGGACGCTTGTTTCTGCTTCACGATGACACCATGGACAACCAGCCTCAATATTCACATGTTTCATAACCAATGCGGCATTAGTTGGTAGACACCCCTTACATAGTCTCCATACTAAATGTGTTACTTTACTAGGAAGTTTCATAGCCCAGATCTTTTTCCACAATTTCGAATGATCATCACTACACTCCCCTTGCAATCTCCTATAACAGCTTCTAACCGTAAAATCACCTTTCCCATCCAACAACCAATACCAAGAATCGATATTAACATGTATAGATAAAGGAGTACGTTTAATTAGAGCACTGTCTCTGTCATCAAATAGATCATCTATCACTTCAATATCCCATTTTCTTTCATCAGCCATCATTAAGTTACTAACCTTATTATACATGAATAATTAGTTCCTTATAATTAAATCGTAAACTTATGAACTGCATGTTCCAGATTAAGCTAATACTTGAATCATCGTCTCTCCTTCAGATTATGGACCACTGATCTCTCCTTTGAAtgcaatatttaatatttagtaacAAACTaacaagaatatatattttgcaaGAAATGATGACTTGTTAATTGACAAACACAAAATCGGGTTGAAGAAATTCTATGGACCTTATTTGCTAATATTCTGCACATGTAGACCTGTCCTGAATCTCATCTATCTTGGTGTTATTTCATCACGCCTTTCAAGTTTCAGCCTTTTATACATAATATGTCCTCTGGTCATGTCACTGACAACCAAGATCAATTTAACTGTGAAAAACCAAGTTGAATTAACTGTGAAGTGGTTTGCATATCTACAAGGGTCATATTCGAATAGGTAGTaactaatatacatataagtttctattttaaaatttaaactttttatataaattataaatattatataaatattataattattttaaaaatcggatcggttccTGGCTATAACCGGAACCGCATAatcggtttcgggttcggtttttaaattttcgattTCGgttgcggttcggttttatatGGTTCGGTTTATAGCGGTTTATAGCGGTTTCAATTTCGGATTTATTCGACTCACCCCTAGGttaggggatgctagagcccccctAACCTCAAAAAtacaatgtatatttttttttcagcccCGGTTGAATTTgtgatgtcaatataattttattagcccCACTGAATTATAAAAGCACTTAGTCTAAAGAGAGtctaattaacaaatacattcaaacaGATACACTCAGAGCAACTAGATCATGCAAACTGTATGATGCATGCTGAGTACCTTGTACATTAGAAAACtaatataaagtatagttaGGAGGGAAAGTGTGCTCCTCATTGTTGAGGAAGCAAATAGAGCTCCTAATTTCTTGAAGAGGTGCTACGAGTTTGTTGGAGTTCATTTCATCTCcatattcttcaaattttggCTAAAGAGCTCATACGAAAAAGCTTTTGGACATACTCTCATAAGTCATACGCACACATTGACACTATCTTAACTCGGTGGAGTTCTTTTGATGAAAGTTATCTTGGCAATTACTAATGATTTGGCATAATCTTTACAACAAAGCACCCGgaatattataaatactatATGTTTActaacttttatatttaacaggTTATTGATCTTATTTTCCAAGAGATGGATAACCATTTTACAAAAGGAAACATAGAGCTACTACTTTGTATTGGCTCTTTGGATCctagaaattaattttcaaatttcaataactCAAAAATAGTCTGCCTTGCACAATTTTATCCAAAGGAATTTCTCTTTACAAGACTTGGAGTTGTTGGCAAATCAGTTACACAATTTTATCTATGATATGAGAGCGGAGATTAATCTGGACTTTAAAATATAGGAAATCTTTTTGTCATGATGGTTAAAACACACAGACATACTGCTTATCTCTTAGTTTATCTTCTAGTTGAGTTAACTCTGGTTTTACCGGTTGTCATTGCTACTGTTGAGAGAGTTTTTTTTGCTATGAAAGCAATCAAGACTTATCAGCGTAATAGGATGAAAGATGCATGAATGAATGATAGTATGATGCTATATATTGAGAAAGCTATTTATGCAAGTATGGGTGATGAAATATTTTTCACCCCTCCTAACTTTtagtcctggttccgccactggtaGTGGATGTTGTATATGGACCCTGTTTGGAAGTCAGAGGTGTAACATCCGTGAAATTTacaagtaaaataataataataataataataataataatacaattatttaatttaattattttatgtgtaaaaagattattttattagtCTCGGATTTAAATTTATGATGCGAGAAGtattagttaaaatattatagtttCGAGAATGCTAGTAAACACGTGAGTTATATCGTGTGAGCCAgttgtttaaatatatatatgtgcgttAACATGAGAACTGTGTTTATACGAAATATATGGTAGATGCGAATAATTGCTACGTTTTAGCCGGGatgattatttttgttttcattattttattcggggtttgattataaaatattaaaataatgagtgatttatttatttaattattttatataataattaattatatttttcgcGTTTATTATGAGAAAAATAGGAATCGAGTGGAGCATAGCATGACGGAACTTGAAGCACAAACTACAAGACTTGGGGCCCAATTTTTAAGACTTGGTGCCCAAGTGTAATTCGTGGTGGCCAAGTAAAAATTTGATTAAGCAATAAACTAAAGAGGTCATTAAgagttaattaataataataatttaatggtAATTAGGATTATTGGAGCAGTATATAAACCAAGATCTTGGGTTGTGAAAAGTTTTGTTCTAGTGAAGGAATAAACTACGGAAGGGAAAGAAGCTCACCTAGATTGATTATCTGGAAGACGAGCCTGATTATTCAACTTAAATTGGAACGTGgtgcactgtaagtatatactgtaccctTCACTGTGATATTGATGATGTTTTGGTGAACATTTTCTTGATGATTTTATGATGAGGAATGAGTATTCTTGCATTTGTTCTGTGTGTGATGCTTCCTTTGTGAAGTAGTGTGATACTTCCTTTGGGAAGAAAGCTAAaccaattgtttagctggccgggatccccaACAGTAGAACGTGTGAACTTTTGAACGTGTCTGAATACTCATGCTCATCTTGATATGTGAAACTGTTTTGATGACTgtgatgaaatattgatttggttcaccaagttttgtgaatgaaactcagttgaaatgtacgtatatgcttactgagctttataaGCTCATCCCTTTTTATGTACTAACCTTACAGGGAA
This genomic window from Daucus carota subsp. sativus chromosome 7, DH1 v3.0, whole genome shotgun sequence contains:
- the LOC108194940 gene encoding uncharacterized protein LOC108194940, coding for MADERKWDIEVIDDLFDDRDSALIKRTPLSIHVNIDSWYWLLDGKGDFTVRSCYRRLQGECSDDHSKLWKKIWAMKLPSKVTHLVWRLCKGCLPTNAALVMKHVNIEAGCPWCHREAETSVHVMFLCDFAKTVWLTAGMAHLVNCFSYETPSAVLQKVFEQGTKDQCVEIAMLCWSIWNRRNRWVWDHVNGSVFGVKNIATHLLREWTEAQIKEESRKIRGEVGDRVWSPPPTGWLKINIDAAVFLDGTIGVGAVIRDDRGCFIGA